Proteins encoded by one window of Girardinichthys multiradiatus isolate DD_20200921_A chromosome 14, DD_fGirMul_XY1, whole genome shotgun sequence:
- the LOC124880605 gene encoding uncharacterized protein LOC124880605, whose translation MEGLVQQVFSKNHRCSIGNGVIHNKFIMNTAARQRNVLASEEKRVEILAKQERSFTDPEAQTNDPPSTTMKKAKKSLGSFFKTAPLPASSFVQLSQAVEAEFNSYLLSPPIDSEGDPLVWQKLHQITFPQLRKLARKYLCIPASSSPSERLFGTPGNITTVQLGSSRRPTSMTQTNDPPSTTTKKAKKSLGSFFKTAPLPASSFVSGNITTCQHTCIKPCKVNMLGFSF comes from the exons ATGGAAGGCTTGGTCCAACAAGTGTTTAGCAAGAATCATAGATGTAGCATCGGAAACGGGGTCATACACAATAAGTTTATCATGAACACTGCGGCAAGGCAAAGAAATGTTCTGGCATCAGAGGAGAAACGGGTAGAAATACTGGCGAAACAG GAAAGAAGCTTCACTGATCCAGAGGCCCAGACCAATGATCCACCCAGTACCACCATGAAGAAGGCAAAGAAATCACTGGGCAGTTTCTTCAAGACAGCACCACTTCCTGCCTCATCTTTTGTGCAACTTTCACAAGCTGTAGAAGCTGAGTTTAACAGTTACTTGCTGTCCCCTCCCATAGACAGTGAGGGAGACCCCTTGGTATGGCAGAAACTCCACCAAATTACTTTCCCACAGCTGAGAAAGCTAGCAAGAAAGTATCTCTGCATACCTGCAAGTAGTTCACCTTCAGAGAGACTTTTTGGTACACCAGGAAATATAACAACAGTCCAGCTGGGATCTTCAAGAAGACCAACAAGTATGACCCAGACCAATGATCCACCCAGTACCACCACGAAGAAGGCAAAGAAATCATTGGGCAGTTTCTTCAAGACAGCACCACTTCCTGCCTCATCTTTTGTGTCAGGAAATATAACAACATGTCAGCACACATGTATAAAACCTTGCAAAGTGAACatgttgggtttttctttttaa